A stretch of Zonotrichia leucophrys gambelii isolate GWCS_2022_RI chromosome 19, RI_Zleu_2.0, whole genome shotgun sequence DNA encodes these proteins:
- the CORO6 gene encoding coronin-6 isoform X1, whose protein sequence is MSRRVVRQSKFRHVFGQPVKADQMYEDIRVSKVTCDSSFCAVNPKFVAIIVESGGGGAFIVLPLAKTGRVDKNHPLVTGHTAPVLDIDWCPHNDNVIASASEDTTVMVWQIPDYVPVRNITEPVVTLEGHSKRVSIISWHPTARNVLLSAGCDNLVILWNVGTGEMLLALDDMHTDLIYNVGWNRNGSLLVTTCKDKKVRVIDPRKQQIIAEKTKPHDGTRPIRAIFVADGKIFTTGFSRMSERQLGLWDLNNFEEPIALQEMDTSNGVLLPFYDADSSIVYLCGKGDSSIRYFEITDEAPYVHYLNTYSSKEPQRGMGFMPKRGLDVSKCEIARFFKLHERKCEPIVMTVPRKSDLFQDDLYPDTPGPEPALEADEWLSGKDAEPILISLRDGYVPIKNRELKVVKKNILDSKPPPSPRRRHSTCDSDFSQPALEEVLEEIRALKETVQAQEKRISDLENKLGQFTNGTD, encoded by the exons ATGAGCCGCCGCGTGGTGCGCCAGAGCAAGTTCCGGCACGTCTTCGGGCAGCCGGTGAAGGCAGACCAGATGTACGAGGACATCCGTGTCTCCAAGGTGACGTGTGACAGCTCCTTCTGCGCTGTCAACCCCAAGTTTGTGGCCATCATTGTGGAGTCTGGTGGTGGCGGCGCCTTCATTGTCCTGCCCCTCGCCAAG ACAGGACGGGTGGACAAGAACCACCCGCTGGTGACGGGACACACGGCGCCCGTGCTGGACATCGACTGGTGTCCCCACAACGACAACGTCATCGCCAGCGCCTCGGAGGACACCACTGTCATG GTGTGGCAGATCCCCGACTATGTCCCCGTGCGCAACATCACGGAGCCCGTGGTGACACTGGAGGGACACTCCAAGCGGGTGAGCATCATCTCCTGGCACCCCACCGCCCGCAACGTCCTGCTCAGCGCAG GCTGCGACAACCTGGTGATCCTCTGGAACGTGGGCACCggggagatgctgctggctctggacGACATGCACACCGACCTCATCTACAACGTGGGCTGGAACCGCAACGGCAGCCTGCTGGTCACCACCTGCAAGGACAAGAAGGTCCGTGTCATCGACCCCCGCAAGCAGCAGATCATAGCG GAGAAAACCAAACCGCACGACGGCACCCGGCCCATCCGCGCCATCTTCGTGGCCGATGGCAAGATCTTCACCACGGGCTTCAGCAGGATGAGCGAGCGGCAGCTGGGCCTCTGGGACCTG AATAACTTTGAGGAGCCCATTGCCCTGCAAGAGATGGACACGAGCAACGGGGTCCTGCTGCCCTTCTACGACGCCGATTCCAGCATTGTCTACCTCTGTGGGAAG GGTGACAGCAGCATCCGGTACTTCGAGATCACGGACGAGGCTCCCTACGTGCACTACCTGAACACCTACAGCAGCAAGGAGCCCCAGCGGGGCATGGGCTTCATGCCCAAGCGTGGGCTGGATGTCAGCAAGTGTGAGATCGCCAG GTTCTTCAAGCTGCACGAGCGCAAGTGCGAGCCCATTGTCATGACGGTGCCACGCAAG TCAGACCTCTTCCAGGATGACCTGTACCCCGACACACCAGGCCCCGAGCCGGCCCTGGAGGCAGATGAGTGGCTGTCAGGGAAGGATGCAGAGCCCATCCTCATCTCTCTGCGGGATGGGTACGTGCCCATCAAGAACCGGGAGCTGAAGGTGGTCAAGAAGAACATCCTGGACAGCAAACCCCCGCCAAGCCCCCGGCGCAGGCACTCCACCTGCGACTCAGACTTCTCT cagccagccttggaggaggtgctggaggagatCCGTGCCCTGAAGGAGACGGTCCAAGCGCAGGAGAAGCGCATCTCCGACCTGGAGAACAAACTCGGCCAGTTCACCAACGGCACGGACTAG
- the ANKRD13B gene encoding ankyrin repeat domain-containing protein 13B isoform X2, whose translation MLASCSGRKGPEGRYPLHYLVWHNRARDLDRELSAKQADIEQLDPRGRTPLHLATTLGHLECARVLLKHGADVGKENRSGWTVLQEAVSTRDLELVQLVLRYRDYQRAIKRLAGIPVLLEKLRKAQDFYVEMKWEFTSWVPLVSKICPSDTYKVWKSGQNLRVDTTLLGFDHMTWQRGNRSFVFRGQDSSAVVMEIDHDRRVVYSETLALAGHDQEVLLAAVQPTEEQVMGRLTAPVVTTQLDTKNIAFERNKSGILGWRSEKTEMVNGYEAKVYGASNVELITRTRTEHLSDQHKGKSKGCKTPLQSFLGIAEQHVGPNNGTLITQTLSHANPTAITPEEYFNPNFELGNRDMGRPMELTTKTQKFKAKLWLCEDHPLSLCEQVAPIIDLMAISNALFAKLRDFITLRLPPGFPVKIEIPIFHILNARITFGNLNGCDEPVSSLRHSPSSEAPSPSSDSSSVSSSSSLTSCRACEMDPALFEVPRGYSVVGTHQDALREDEDDLLQFAIQQSLLEAGSEYDQVTIWEALTNSKPGTHPMSHEGRRGDRTPQHTAAPRPPAAPAAGPGRAPGALFPSYAEQLRLAMALSAREQEEAERRTRQEEEDLQRILQLSLTEK comes from the exons ATGCTCGCGTCTTGCTCGGGCAGGAAGGGGCCGGAGGGCAGGTACCCGCTGCATTACCTCGTCTGGCACAACCGCGCCCGTGACCTGGACCGGGAGCTCAGCGCCAAGCAG GCTGACATCGAGCAGCTGGACCCCCGAGGACGCACTCCCCTGCACCTGGCCACCACGCTGGGCCACCTGGAGTGTGCCAGGGTGCTGCTGAAGCATGGCGCCGACGTGGGCAAGGAGAACCGCAGCGGATGGACAG tcctgcaggaggctgtgagCACCCGTGACCTGGAGCTGGTGCAGCTGGTGCTGCGCTACCGCGACTACCAGAGAGCCATCAAGCGCCTGGCGGGGATCCcggtgctgctggagaagctgcGCAAG gCCCAGGACTTCTACGTGGAGATGAAGTGGGAGTTCACCAGCTGGG TGCCCCTGGTGTCCAAGATCTGCCCCAGCGACACCTACAAGGTGTGGAAGAGTGGCCAGAACCTGCGGGTGGACACCACGCTGCTGGGCTTCGACCACATGACCTGGCAGCGGGGCAACCGCAGCTTCGTCTTTCGGGGACAAG ACAGCAGTGCGGTGGTGATGGAGATTGACCACGACAGGCGGGTGGTCTACTCGGAGACGCTGGCCCTGGCCGGCCACgaccaggaggtgctgctggctgctgtgcagcccACCGAGGAGCAGGTGATGGGGCGGCTCACGGCCCCCGTCGTCACCACCCAGCTCGACACCAAGAACATCGCCTTCGAGAg GAACAAATCCGGGatcctgggctggaggagcGAGAAGACGGAAATGGTGAATGGGTATGAGGCGAAG GTCTACGGCGCTTCCAACGTGGAGCTGATCACACGGACACGGACCGAGCACCTCTCAGACCAGCACAAGGGCAAGAGCAAAG GCTGTAAGACCCCCCTGCAATCCTTCCTGGGCATCGCTGAGCAGCACGTGGGGCCCAACAATGGG ACGCTGATCACGCAGACACTGAGCCACGCCAACCCCACTGCCATCACCCCCGAGGAGTACTTCAACCCCAACTTCGAGCTGGGCAACCGGGACATGGGGCGGCCCATGGAGCTCACCACCAAGACACAGAA gttCAAGGcgaagctgtggctgtgtgaGGACCACCCGCTGTCCCTGTGTGAGCAGGTTGCCCCCATCATCGACCTCATGGCAATAAGCAATGCGCTCTTCGCCAAACTGCGGGACTTCATCACCCTGCGCCTCCCGCCCGGCTTCCCCGTCAAGATTG aaatcccCATCTTCCATATCCTCAACGCCCGAATAACCTTCGGCAACCTCAACGGTTGTGACGAGCCAGTGAGCTCCCTgcggcacagccccagcagcgagGCACCCTCGCCCAGCAGCGACTCCTCCAGcgtcagcagctccagctccctca CCTCGTGCCGAGCGTGCGAGATGGACCCGGCGCTCTTCGAGGTGCCGCGGGGGTACAGCGTGGTGGGCACCCACCAGGACGCCCTGCGGGAGGACGAGGATGACCTGCTGCAGTTTGCCatccagcagagcctgctggaaGCGGGCAGCGAGTACGACCAG GTGACCATTTGGGAAGCACTGACCAACAGCAAGCCGGGCACCCACCCCATGTCGCACGAGGGCCGCCGGGGAGACAG GACTCCGCAGCACACGGCAGCCCCGCGtccccccgcggccccggcggcggggccgggccgggcgccgGGCGCGCTGTTCCCCAGCTACGCGGAGCAGCTGCGCCTGGCCATGGCGCTGTCGGCGCGGGAGCAGGAGGAAGCGGAGCGCCGGACGcgccaggaggaggaggatctGCAGCGCATCCTGCAGCTCTCGCTGACGGAGAAGTGA
- the CORO6 gene encoding coronin-6 isoform X2, translated as MSRRVVRQSKFRHVFGQPVKADQMYEDIRVSKVTCDSSFCAVNPKFVAIIVESGGGGAFIVLPLAKTGRVDKNHPLVTGHTAPVLDIDWCPHNDNVIASASEDTTVMVWQIPDYVPVRNITEPVVTLEGHSKRVSIISWHPTARNVLLSAGCDNLVILWNVGTGEMLLALDDMHTDLIYNVGWNRNGSLLVTTCKDKKVRVIDPRKQQIIAEKTKPHDGTRPIRAIFVADGKIFTTGFSRMSERQLGLWDLNNFEEPIALQEMDTSNGVLLPFYDADSSIVYLCGKGDSSIRYFEITDEAPYVHYLNTYSSKEPQRGMGFMPKRGLDVSKCEIARFFKLHERKCEPIVMTVPRKSDLFQDDLYPDTPGPEPALEADEWLSGKDAEPILISLRDGYVPIKNRELKVVKKNILDSKPPPSPRRRHSTCDSDFSPALEEVLEEIRALKETVQAQEKRISDLENKLGQFTNGTD; from the exons ATGAGCCGCCGCGTGGTGCGCCAGAGCAAGTTCCGGCACGTCTTCGGGCAGCCGGTGAAGGCAGACCAGATGTACGAGGACATCCGTGTCTCCAAGGTGACGTGTGACAGCTCCTTCTGCGCTGTCAACCCCAAGTTTGTGGCCATCATTGTGGAGTCTGGTGGTGGCGGCGCCTTCATTGTCCTGCCCCTCGCCAAG ACAGGACGGGTGGACAAGAACCACCCGCTGGTGACGGGACACACGGCGCCCGTGCTGGACATCGACTGGTGTCCCCACAACGACAACGTCATCGCCAGCGCCTCGGAGGACACCACTGTCATG GTGTGGCAGATCCCCGACTATGTCCCCGTGCGCAACATCACGGAGCCCGTGGTGACACTGGAGGGACACTCCAAGCGGGTGAGCATCATCTCCTGGCACCCCACCGCCCGCAACGTCCTGCTCAGCGCAG GCTGCGACAACCTGGTGATCCTCTGGAACGTGGGCACCggggagatgctgctggctctggacGACATGCACACCGACCTCATCTACAACGTGGGCTGGAACCGCAACGGCAGCCTGCTGGTCACCACCTGCAAGGACAAGAAGGTCCGTGTCATCGACCCCCGCAAGCAGCAGATCATAGCG GAGAAAACCAAACCGCACGACGGCACCCGGCCCATCCGCGCCATCTTCGTGGCCGATGGCAAGATCTTCACCACGGGCTTCAGCAGGATGAGCGAGCGGCAGCTGGGCCTCTGGGACCTG AATAACTTTGAGGAGCCCATTGCCCTGCAAGAGATGGACACGAGCAACGGGGTCCTGCTGCCCTTCTACGACGCCGATTCCAGCATTGTCTACCTCTGTGGGAAG GGTGACAGCAGCATCCGGTACTTCGAGATCACGGACGAGGCTCCCTACGTGCACTACCTGAACACCTACAGCAGCAAGGAGCCCCAGCGGGGCATGGGCTTCATGCCCAAGCGTGGGCTGGATGTCAGCAAGTGTGAGATCGCCAG GTTCTTCAAGCTGCACGAGCGCAAGTGCGAGCCCATTGTCATGACGGTGCCACGCAAG TCAGACCTCTTCCAGGATGACCTGTACCCCGACACACCAGGCCCCGAGCCGGCCCTGGAGGCAGATGAGTGGCTGTCAGGGAAGGATGCAGAGCCCATCCTCATCTCTCTGCGGGATGGGTACGTGCCCATCAAGAACCGGGAGCTGAAGGTGGTCAAGAAGAACATCCTGGACAGCAAACCCCCGCCAAGCCCCCGGCGCAGGCACTCCACCTGCGACTCAGACTTCTCT ccagccttggaggaggtgctggaggagatCCGTGCCCTGAAGGAGACGGTCCAAGCGCAGGAGAAGCGCATCTCCGACCTGGAGAACAAACTCGGCCAGTTCACCAACGGCACGGACTAG
- the ANKRD13B gene encoding ankyrin repeat domain-containing protein 13B isoform X3 codes for MRDMGMHSLGRDRNIPGAAAMQDMPRARQADIEQLDPRGRTPLHLATTLGHLECARVLLKHGADVGKENRSGWTVLQEAVSTRDLELVQLVLRYRDYQRAIKRLAGIPVLLEKLRKAQDFYVEMKWEFTSWVPLVSKICPSDTYKVWKSGQNLRVDTTLLGFDHMTWQRGNRSFVFRGQDSSAVVMEIDHDRRVVYSETLALAGHDQEVLLAAVQPTEEQVMGRLTAPVVTTQLDTKNIAFERNKSGILGWRSEKTEMVNGYEAKVYGASNVELITRTRTEHLSDQHKGKSKGCKTPLQSFLGIAEQHVGPNNGTLITQTLSHANPTAITPEEYFNPNFELGNRDMGRPMELTTKTQKFKAKLWLCEDHPLSLCEQVAPIIDLMAISNALFAKLRDFITLRLPPGFPVKIEIPIFHILNARITFGNLNGCDEPVSSLRHSPSSEAPSPSSDSSSVSSSSSLTSCRACEMDPALFEVPRGYSVVGTHQDALREDEDDLLQFAIQQSLLEAGSEYDQVTIWEALTNSKPGTHPMSHEGRRGDRLDSAAHGSPASPRGPGGGAGPGAGRAVPQLRGAAAPGHGAVGAGAGGSGAPDAPGGGGSAAHPAALADGEVTPQRR; via the exons ATGAGGGACATGGGAatgcacagcctgggcagggacaggaacatccctggggcagcagcaatGCAGGACATGCCCAGAGCAAGGCAG GCTGACATCGAGCAGCTGGACCCCCGAGGACGCACTCCCCTGCACCTGGCCACCACGCTGGGCCACCTGGAGTGTGCCAGGGTGCTGCTGAAGCATGGCGCCGACGTGGGCAAGGAGAACCGCAGCGGATGGACAG tcctgcaggaggctgtgagCACCCGTGACCTGGAGCTGGTGCAGCTGGTGCTGCGCTACCGCGACTACCAGAGAGCCATCAAGCGCCTGGCGGGGATCCcggtgctgctggagaagctgcGCAAG gCCCAGGACTTCTACGTGGAGATGAAGTGGGAGTTCACCAGCTGGG TGCCCCTGGTGTCCAAGATCTGCCCCAGCGACACCTACAAGGTGTGGAAGAGTGGCCAGAACCTGCGGGTGGACACCACGCTGCTGGGCTTCGACCACATGACCTGGCAGCGGGGCAACCGCAGCTTCGTCTTTCGGGGACAAG ACAGCAGTGCGGTGGTGATGGAGATTGACCACGACAGGCGGGTGGTCTACTCGGAGACGCTGGCCCTGGCCGGCCACgaccaggaggtgctgctggctgctgtgcagcccACCGAGGAGCAGGTGATGGGGCGGCTCACGGCCCCCGTCGTCACCACCCAGCTCGACACCAAGAACATCGCCTTCGAGAg GAACAAATCCGGGatcctgggctggaggagcGAGAAGACGGAAATGGTGAATGGGTATGAGGCGAAG GTCTACGGCGCTTCCAACGTGGAGCTGATCACACGGACACGGACCGAGCACCTCTCAGACCAGCACAAGGGCAAGAGCAAAG GCTGTAAGACCCCCCTGCAATCCTTCCTGGGCATCGCTGAGCAGCACGTGGGGCCCAACAATGGG ACGCTGATCACGCAGACACTGAGCCACGCCAACCCCACTGCCATCACCCCCGAGGAGTACTTCAACCCCAACTTCGAGCTGGGCAACCGGGACATGGGGCGGCCCATGGAGCTCACCACCAAGACACAGAA gttCAAGGcgaagctgtggctgtgtgaGGACCACCCGCTGTCCCTGTGTGAGCAGGTTGCCCCCATCATCGACCTCATGGCAATAAGCAATGCGCTCTTCGCCAAACTGCGGGACTTCATCACCCTGCGCCTCCCGCCCGGCTTCCCCGTCAAGATTG aaatcccCATCTTCCATATCCTCAACGCCCGAATAACCTTCGGCAACCTCAACGGTTGTGACGAGCCAGTGAGCTCCCTgcggcacagccccagcagcgagGCACCCTCGCCCAGCAGCGACTCCTCCAGcgtcagcagctccagctccctca CCTCGTGCCGAGCGTGCGAGATGGACCCGGCGCTCTTCGAGGTGCCGCGGGGGTACAGCGTGGTGGGCACCCACCAGGACGCCCTGCGGGAGGACGAGGATGACCTGCTGCAGTTTGCCatccagcagagcctgctggaaGCGGGCAGCGAGTACGACCAG GTGACCATTTGGGAAGCACTGACCAACAGCAAGCCGGGCACCCACCCCATGTCGCACGAGGGCCGCCGGGGAGACAGGTTG GACTCCGCAGCACACGGCAGCCCCGCGtccccccgcggccccggcggcggggccgggccgggcgccgGGCGCGCTGTTCCCCAGCTACGCGGAGCAGCTGCGCCTGGCCATGGCGCTGTCGGCGCGGGAGCAGGAGGAAGCGGAGCGCCGGACGcgccaggaggaggaggatctGCAGCGCATCCTGCAGCTCTCGCTGACGGAGAAGTGACCCCGCAGCGCCGCTGA
- the ANKRD13B gene encoding ankyrin repeat domain-containing protein 13B isoform X1: protein MLASCSGRKGPEGRYPLHYLVWHNRARDLDRELSAKQADIEQLDPRGRTPLHLATTLGHLECARVLLKHGADVGKENRSGWTVLQEAVSTRDLELVQLVLRYRDYQRAIKRLAGIPVLLEKLRKAQDFYVEMKWEFTSWVPLVSKICPSDTYKVWKSGQNLRVDTTLLGFDHMTWQRGNRSFVFRGQDSSAVVMEIDHDRRVVYSETLALAGHDQEVLLAAVQPTEEQVMGRLTAPVVTTQLDTKNIAFERNKSGILGWRSEKTEMVNGYEAKVYGASNVELITRTRTEHLSDQHKGKSKGCKTPLQSFLGIAEQHVGPNNGTLITQTLSHANPTAITPEEYFNPNFELGNRDMGRPMELTTKTQKFKAKLWLCEDHPLSLCEQVAPIIDLMAISNALFAKLRDFITLRLPPGFPVKIEIPIFHILNARITFGNLNGCDEPVSSLRHSPSSEAPSPSSDSSSVSSSSSLTSCRACEMDPALFEVPRGYSVVGTHQDALREDEDDLLQFAIQQSLLEAGSEYDQVTIWEALTNSKPGTHPMSHEGRRGDRLDSAAHGSPASPRGPGGGAGPGAGRAVPQLRGAAAPGHGAVGAGAGGSGAPDAPGGGGSAAHPAALADGEVTPQRR, encoded by the exons ATGCTCGCGTCTTGCTCGGGCAGGAAGGGGCCGGAGGGCAGGTACCCGCTGCATTACCTCGTCTGGCACAACCGCGCCCGTGACCTGGACCGGGAGCTCAGCGCCAAGCAG GCTGACATCGAGCAGCTGGACCCCCGAGGACGCACTCCCCTGCACCTGGCCACCACGCTGGGCCACCTGGAGTGTGCCAGGGTGCTGCTGAAGCATGGCGCCGACGTGGGCAAGGAGAACCGCAGCGGATGGACAG tcctgcaggaggctgtgagCACCCGTGACCTGGAGCTGGTGCAGCTGGTGCTGCGCTACCGCGACTACCAGAGAGCCATCAAGCGCCTGGCGGGGATCCcggtgctgctggagaagctgcGCAAG gCCCAGGACTTCTACGTGGAGATGAAGTGGGAGTTCACCAGCTGGG TGCCCCTGGTGTCCAAGATCTGCCCCAGCGACACCTACAAGGTGTGGAAGAGTGGCCAGAACCTGCGGGTGGACACCACGCTGCTGGGCTTCGACCACATGACCTGGCAGCGGGGCAACCGCAGCTTCGTCTTTCGGGGACAAG ACAGCAGTGCGGTGGTGATGGAGATTGACCACGACAGGCGGGTGGTCTACTCGGAGACGCTGGCCCTGGCCGGCCACgaccaggaggtgctgctggctgctgtgcagcccACCGAGGAGCAGGTGATGGGGCGGCTCACGGCCCCCGTCGTCACCACCCAGCTCGACACCAAGAACATCGCCTTCGAGAg GAACAAATCCGGGatcctgggctggaggagcGAGAAGACGGAAATGGTGAATGGGTATGAGGCGAAG GTCTACGGCGCTTCCAACGTGGAGCTGATCACACGGACACGGACCGAGCACCTCTCAGACCAGCACAAGGGCAAGAGCAAAG GCTGTAAGACCCCCCTGCAATCCTTCCTGGGCATCGCTGAGCAGCACGTGGGGCCCAACAATGGG ACGCTGATCACGCAGACACTGAGCCACGCCAACCCCACTGCCATCACCCCCGAGGAGTACTTCAACCCCAACTTCGAGCTGGGCAACCGGGACATGGGGCGGCCCATGGAGCTCACCACCAAGACACAGAA gttCAAGGcgaagctgtggctgtgtgaGGACCACCCGCTGTCCCTGTGTGAGCAGGTTGCCCCCATCATCGACCTCATGGCAATAAGCAATGCGCTCTTCGCCAAACTGCGGGACTTCATCACCCTGCGCCTCCCGCCCGGCTTCCCCGTCAAGATTG aaatcccCATCTTCCATATCCTCAACGCCCGAATAACCTTCGGCAACCTCAACGGTTGTGACGAGCCAGTGAGCTCCCTgcggcacagccccagcagcgagGCACCCTCGCCCAGCAGCGACTCCTCCAGcgtcagcagctccagctccctca CCTCGTGCCGAGCGTGCGAGATGGACCCGGCGCTCTTCGAGGTGCCGCGGGGGTACAGCGTGGTGGGCACCCACCAGGACGCCCTGCGGGAGGACGAGGATGACCTGCTGCAGTTTGCCatccagcagagcctgctggaaGCGGGCAGCGAGTACGACCAG GTGACCATTTGGGAAGCACTGACCAACAGCAAGCCGGGCACCCACCCCATGTCGCACGAGGGCCGCCGGGGAGACAGGTTG GACTCCGCAGCACACGGCAGCCCCGCGtccccccgcggccccggcggcggggccgggccgggcgccgGGCGCGCTGTTCCCCAGCTACGCGGAGCAGCTGCGCCTGGCCATGGCGCTGTCGGCGCGGGAGCAGGAGGAAGCGGAGCGCCGGACGcgccaggaggaggaggatctGCAGCGCATCCTGCAGCTCTCGCTGACGGAGAAGTGACCCCGCAGCGCCGCTGA
- the ANKRD13B gene encoding ankyrin repeat domain-containing protein 13B isoform X4 produces the protein MLSFTGSPALLAASGASPGCASSPRAGADIEQLDPRGRTPLHLATTLGHLECARVLLKHGADVGKENRSGWTVLQEAVSTRDLELVQLVLRYRDYQRAIKRLAGIPVLLEKLRKAQDFYVEMKWEFTSWVPLVSKICPSDTYKVWKSGQNLRVDTTLLGFDHMTWQRGNRSFVFRGQDSSAVVMEIDHDRRVVYSETLALAGHDQEVLLAAVQPTEEQVMGRLTAPVVTTQLDTKNIAFERNKSGILGWRSEKTEMVNGYEAKVYGASNVELITRTRTEHLSDQHKGKSKGCKTPLQSFLGIAEQHVGPNNGTLITQTLSHANPTAITPEEYFNPNFELGNRDMGRPMELTTKTQKFKAKLWLCEDHPLSLCEQVAPIIDLMAISNALFAKLRDFITLRLPPGFPVKIEIPIFHILNARITFGNLNGCDEPVSSLRHSPSSEAPSPSSDSSSVSSSSSLTSCRACEMDPALFEVPRGYSVVGTHQDALREDEDDLLQFAIQQSLLEAGSEYDQVTIWEALTNSKPGTHPMSHEGRRGDRLDSAAHGSPASPRGPGGGAGPGAGRAVPQLRGAAAPGHGAVGAGAGGSGAPDAPGGGGSAAHPAALADGEVTPQRR, from the exons ATGCTGTCATTTACAGGGTCACCAGCGCTGCTGGCAGCGAGCGGCGcgtccccaggctgtgccagcagcccccGCGCTGGG GCTGACATCGAGCAGCTGGACCCCCGAGGACGCACTCCCCTGCACCTGGCCACCACGCTGGGCCACCTGGAGTGTGCCAGGGTGCTGCTGAAGCATGGCGCCGACGTGGGCAAGGAGAACCGCAGCGGATGGACAG tcctgcaggaggctgtgagCACCCGTGACCTGGAGCTGGTGCAGCTGGTGCTGCGCTACCGCGACTACCAGAGAGCCATCAAGCGCCTGGCGGGGATCCcggtgctgctggagaagctgcGCAAG gCCCAGGACTTCTACGTGGAGATGAAGTGGGAGTTCACCAGCTGGG TGCCCCTGGTGTCCAAGATCTGCCCCAGCGACACCTACAAGGTGTGGAAGAGTGGCCAGAACCTGCGGGTGGACACCACGCTGCTGGGCTTCGACCACATGACCTGGCAGCGGGGCAACCGCAGCTTCGTCTTTCGGGGACAAG ACAGCAGTGCGGTGGTGATGGAGATTGACCACGACAGGCGGGTGGTCTACTCGGAGACGCTGGCCCTGGCCGGCCACgaccaggaggtgctgctggctgctgtgcagcccACCGAGGAGCAGGTGATGGGGCGGCTCACGGCCCCCGTCGTCACCACCCAGCTCGACACCAAGAACATCGCCTTCGAGAg GAACAAATCCGGGatcctgggctggaggagcGAGAAGACGGAAATGGTGAATGGGTATGAGGCGAAG GTCTACGGCGCTTCCAACGTGGAGCTGATCACACGGACACGGACCGAGCACCTCTCAGACCAGCACAAGGGCAAGAGCAAAG GCTGTAAGACCCCCCTGCAATCCTTCCTGGGCATCGCTGAGCAGCACGTGGGGCCCAACAATGGG ACGCTGATCACGCAGACACTGAGCCACGCCAACCCCACTGCCATCACCCCCGAGGAGTACTTCAACCCCAACTTCGAGCTGGGCAACCGGGACATGGGGCGGCCCATGGAGCTCACCACCAAGACACAGAA gttCAAGGcgaagctgtggctgtgtgaGGACCACCCGCTGTCCCTGTGTGAGCAGGTTGCCCCCATCATCGACCTCATGGCAATAAGCAATGCGCTCTTCGCCAAACTGCGGGACTTCATCACCCTGCGCCTCCCGCCCGGCTTCCCCGTCAAGATTG aaatcccCATCTTCCATATCCTCAACGCCCGAATAACCTTCGGCAACCTCAACGGTTGTGACGAGCCAGTGAGCTCCCTgcggcacagccccagcagcgagGCACCCTCGCCCAGCAGCGACTCCTCCAGcgtcagcagctccagctccctca CCTCGTGCCGAGCGTGCGAGATGGACCCGGCGCTCTTCGAGGTGCCGCGGGGGTACAGCGTGGTGGGCACCCACCAGGACGCCCTGCGGGAGGACGAGGATGACCTGCTGCAGTTTGCCatccagcagagcctgctggaaGCGGGCAGCGAGTACGACCAG GTGACCATTTGGGAAGCACTGACCAACAGCAAGCCGGGCACCCACCCCATGTCGCACGAGGGCCGCCGGGGAGACAGGTTG GACTCCGCAGCACACGGCAGCCCCGCGtccccccgcggccccggcggcggggccgggccgggcgccgGGCGCGCTGTTCCCCAGCTACGCGGAGCAGCTGCGCCTGGCCATGGCGCTGTCGGCGCGGGAGCAGGAGGAAGCGGAGCGCCGGACGcgccaggaggaggaggatctGCAGCGCATCCTGCAGCTCTCGCTGACGGAGAAGTGACCCCGCAGCGCCGCTGA